In Mycobacteriales bacterium, the sequence CGTCCACGGCCATCCGGTACGGCGGGAGGGTGCCGCCGGGCGGGATCTCGGTGATCCGGGCCTCGCTCACGCCCTCCTGCCCGACCAGCTGGACGAACGCGGCGTCGCAGCCCCGCTCCTCCCACCGTCCCAACGGGACGGAGCGCATGTCCGGCACGAAGTAGCCGCGGTAGACCGGGACGCCCTGGGCCTCCATCCACTCGTCGTAGGCGAAACGGGTACGCGGCTCGGCGGATGCGCTCATCCGAGGTCCTCTCTGGTCGGGGCGGGAGTCAGGATGGGAACTCCAGGGACGTGACGGTGACCGGCAGCGAGCCGGACCGGCCCATCGGCCGGCCGATCTCCAGGTGGTCGAGGTCGTCGACGGTGATGCCGTCGACGACCACCAGCGGCCCGCTCCAGCCCAGCTCGGAGACCAGCAGCCGGCCGAGCGAGCGGGCCATGTCGTGCCGGAGCACCACGAACAGCGGGTGTCCACTCGCGACCTCGGCCAGCGAGCGGGCCACCTCGGACAGGGTCCGGTGGTCGGTCGGGGTGGCGAGGTCGAGCACGGCGGCGAGCCGGTCGTGCCAGTCGGTCAGGTCGTGCCGGCGCAGCGCGGTCCACAGCGGACCGGTCGAGCGGTCGGTGCGCAGGTCCACCGGGATCGCGGTGAGGCCCCGGACCGGCAGCAGCGCCTCGTCGGAGACGAACACGGTCTGACCGCTGGCCTGCATGGTGAACTGGCTGGCGCCGACCACGGTGGCCCGGATCCGCTGGTGCCCGGTGCGGACCAGCCCGGCCAGCCCGGCCTCACCCAGCCGCCGGCGCAGCGCCGCGCCCAGCTCGGCGCCGAGGTCGCCCAGCTCCGCCGGCGGGCTGTCGCCGAGGTACTCCGAGACGCCGCCGGACACGACCAGGTCGGCGATGTCCACCGGGTCCGGCATCACGCCACCGTCGGTGGCCAGCGTGAGAGAGCGTCGATCGGACATCAGCGTGCCGACGATCTCCGCGGCCATCAGGTCGCCGAGCCGGCGTCCGTCCGCTGTGGACAGTGTCGCCCCCACCTCCAGGGCGATACCGAGCCGGTCCAGCAGTGGCCGGACCGTGTCCTCCAGCCGGGTCACCACCCGGCTGCCGGGGTCGTAGGCGACCAGCCGGGCGCCGACCCCGATCACCTCGACGTGGCTGACCACGCCGTCGCGGACCACGCCGAACTTCGTGGTGCCACCGCCGATGTCGACG encodes:
- a CDS encoding ethanolamine ammonia-lyase reactivating factor EutA, with translation MHDDDGHPHSHAEEIDHHRWTSGVAEDGLEQHTLRSVGIDIGSATSHFTVSRLVVRRRGSALSSEFVVSERETVFRSPVWLTPYRSGSSAGTEIDTDRLRAMFAAGYRAAGIAPADLEVGAVVITGEALKKANAEPIARMVADWSGRFVCISAGHNQEAVLAAHGSGAVALSAAAGSTVVNVDIGGGTTKFGVVRDGVVSHVEVIGVGARLVAYDPGSRVVTRLEDTVRPLLDRLGIALEVGATLSTADGRRLGDLMAAEIVGTLMSDRRSLTLATDGGVMPDPVDIADLVVSGGVSEYLGDSPPAELGDLGAELGAALRRRLGEAGLAGLVRTGHQRIRATVVGASQFTMQASGQTVFVSDEALLPVRGLTAIPVDLRTDRSTGPLWTALRRHDLTDWHDRLAAVLDLATPTDHRTLSEVARSLAEVASGHPLFVVLRHDMARSLGRLLVSELGWSGPLVVVDGITVDDLDHLEIGRPMGRSGSLPVTVTSLEFPS